The following proteins are encoded in a genomic region of Bacillota bacterium:
- the flgG gene encoding flagellar basal-body rod protein FlgG: MMRALWSAATGMLAKQLNMDVIANNLANLNTYGFKRSRVDFQDLMYQNLRTSGSTVAEGAKVPAGIEVGLGTRPAAIQRIFSQGDFIQTEGPLDLVIEGDGFFQVLMPDGTVAYTRDGSFKMDSEGRIVTSDGFPIEPEITIPPEAVDLSIGTDGTVSVILAGESEPQELGKIELAKFVNPAGLSAVGRNLFTATAASGQPVVGTPGLEGFGTISQGFLEMSNVKVVEEMVNMIIAQRAYEVNSKAIQTSDDMLSIANNLKR, encoded by the coding sequence ATGATGAGGGCGCTCTGGAGCGCGGCCACGGGGATGCTGGCGAAGCAGCTCAACATGGACGTCATCGCCAACAACCTGGCCAACCTGAACACATACGGGTTCAAGAGGAGCAGGGTGGATTTTCAAGACCTGATGTACCAGAACCTTCGCACGTCTGGGTCGACGGTGGCGGAAGGCGCAAAGGTGCCCGCCGGCATAGAGGTTGGCCTCGGCACGAGGCCTGCCGCGATCCAGCGGATCTTCTCGCAAGGCGACTTCATTCAGACTGAAGGGCCTCTGGACCTCGTGATTGAGGGCGACGGCTTCTTCCAGGTCCTCATGCCGGACGGCACGGTGGCCTACACGAGGGACGGCTCGTTCAAGATGGACAGCGAGGGGAGGATCGTCACGTCCGACGGTTTTCCCATCGAGCCGGAGATAACCATCCCCCCCGAGGCTGTGGACCTGTCCATAGGAACCGACGGTACGGTGTCGGTGATCCTGGCAGGCGAGAGCGAGCCTCAGGAGCTCGGCAAGATAGAGCTGGCGAAGTTCGTGAACCCGGCAGGCCTGTCTGCCGTGGGGCGCAACCTGTTCACGGCAACAGCCGCGTCGGGCCAGCCGGTGGTGGGCACTCCAGGGCTCGAGGGTTTCGGGACCATATCCCAAGGATTCCTGGAGATGTCGAACGTGAAGGTGGTCGAGGAGATGGTCAACATGATAATCGCGCAGCGCGCGTACGAGGTGAACTCCAAGGCCATCCAAACGTCCGACGACATGCTGTCGATAGCGAACAACCTCAAGCGCTGA